In a genomic window of Agarivorans albus:
- a CDS encoding LysR substrate-binding domain-containing protein, which translates to MLEIKHLRCIQAIAASSSLKSAAAKLFITDSALSHQLKDLEQRINSHLVLRKQQPLQLTQHGQQLLSLAQQVLPLIEQTEQQFSAAQQQQTRLNISVDCHACFQWLLPALQRFQQTWPEVNSHFCQDKDYNGLPLLQRGEADILLTSEVSPEEQIHFEPLFEYEMVLICPPQHRLSSQATIKASQLSQETIISYPVTPQRLDLYRYILQPSQVAVKQWKHADNPAMLLQMVAAGMGVAAMPYWAVEHYAQQQFVHLLSFEQALWRPMYAAFSKNAQSSTVLKDFVELILQQALSQLKGSRALSFKHK; encoded by the coding sequence ATGTTAGAGATAAAGCATTTACGTTGTATTCAAGCGATTGCTGCTAGCTCTTCTTTAAAGTCAGCGGCTGCCAAGTTGTTTATTACAGATTCGGCGCTATCTCACCAGCTAAAAGACTTAGAACAGCGCATCAATAGTCACCTGGTGTTAAGAAAGCAACAGCCCTTGCAGCTCACCCAACACGGCCAGCAACTACTTAGTTTAGCCCAGCAAGTGCTGCCTTTAATTGAACAAACCGAGCAACAATTTAGCGCCGCCCAACAACAGCAAACACGTTTAAACATTAGTGTTGATTGTCATGCTTGTTTTCAATGGTTATTGCCGGCTTTGCAGCGGTTTCAGCAAACTTGGCCAGAGGTAAATAGCCATTTTTGCCAAGATAAAGACTATAACGGCCTGCCCTTGTTACAGCGTGGGGAAGCTGACATTCTGCTAACGTCTGAAGTAAGCCCAGAGGAGCAAATCCACTTTGAGCCTTTGTTTGAATATGAAATGGTACTTATTTGCCCACCTCAACACCGCTTAAGCAGCCAAGCGACAATAAAAGCCTCCCAGTTGAGCCAAGAGACCATCATTAGTTACCCGGTAACGCCACAACGCTTAGACTTATATCGTTACATTCTTCAGCCCAGCCAAGTAGCCGTAAAACAATGGAAACACGCCGATAACCCAGCCATGTTACTGCAAATGGTCGCAGCAGGAATGGGAGTGGCAGCGATGCCTTATTGGGCTGTAGAACATTATGCGCAGCAACAATTTGTGCACTTATTGTCATTTGAACAAGCCTTATGGCGTCCCATGTACGCAGCGTTTAGTAAAAACGCTCAATCAAGTACAGTGCTAAAAGATTTTGTTGAACTTATTTTACAACAAGCACTCAGCCAACTAAAAGGCAGCAGAGCACTAAGCTTTAAGCATAAATAA
- a CDS encoding GGDEF domain-containing protein codes for MSLVMHLAGFIPSAYFSITHLVNGVFWYGLVVLPCALAILVSLFFLFTKPESNHYKTADVWFLLLAIPPVLLALTQPNMHGEFFVPALILACFIHLPLQMAERLVLAVSILAIILGVHHLGVHQGIRFSIGVVASHIFAWGLARVLVKQNNELKELAFKDSLTRCYNRRALFDELLKATQQHKRSGIKASIILLDLDHFKAINDQHGHNVGDQILVWFTHFLQQNTRVNDRVFRYGGEEFLIMLHDADFDTAYQTSEKLVAKISSLLAPNQLSISFSAGIASIKESESIDDWIERADQGLYQAKQAGRKQTWPSQFERVETSSPKQPI; via the coding sequence ATGAGCCTTGTCATGCATTTGGCAGGTTTCATTCCTAGTGCTTATTTTTCAATTACTCATTTAGTTAATGGGGTATTTTGGTACGGCTTAGTGGTACTACCCTGCGCCTTGGCCATTTTAGTTTCGCTATTCTTCTTATTCACCAAACCCGAATCCAACCATTACAAAACTGCCGACGTATGGTTCTTATTGCTAGCCATTCCCCCGGTTTTATTAGCACTGACTCAACCCAATATGCATGGCGAGTTTTTTGTTCCCGCATTAATTTTGGCCTGCTTTATCCACTTACCACTGCAAATGGCAGAGCGCCTTGTATTGGCTGTAAGCATTCTGGCAATAATTCTTGGTGTTCATCACTTAGGTGTTCATCAAGGTATACGTTTTAGTATTGGCGTAGTGGCTTCACACATCTTTGCATGGGGCTTGGCGCGGGTACTGGTAAAACAAAATAACGAACTCAAAGAACTCGCTTTTAAAGACTCCCTAACACGTTGCTATAACCGTAGAGCCTTGTTTGATGAACTGCTAAAAGCTACCCAACAACATAAACGCAGTGGCATAAAAGCTAGCATTATCCTTTTAGATTTAGACCATTTTAAAGCCATTAATGATCAACATGGCCATAATGTAGGCGATCAAATACTGGTGTGGTTTACCCACTTTTTGCAACAAAACACCCGCGTTAACGACCGAGTATTTCGCTATGGAGGCGAAGAGTTTCTTATCATGTTGCATGATGCAGACTTTGATACTGCCTACCAAACTAGCGAGAAGCTAGTAGCTAAAATTTCTAGTTTATTGGCGCCTAACCAACTGTCGATTAGCTTTAGTGCAGGCATAGCTAGCATCAAAGAAAGTGAGAGTATTGATGATTGGATTGAAAGGGCAGACCAAGGTTTATATCAAGCCAAGCAAGCGGGGAGAAAGCAAACTTGGCCCAGTCAATTTGAGCGTGTAGAAACCAGCTCACCAAAACAGCCTATTTAA
- a CDS encoding YMGG-like glycine zipper-containing protein, whose translation MNKVGTSISVVLLASSMLAGCASTDGEPDPNQGMKTGAVGGAVVGLVMGAVTGDAELAVKGAAVGAAAGGASGAMRDYENSQENRRTGVTAEAISQPNTVIMNGDNATANQGEHLNKLLGQWQVNVWAIQPDGSTIEAQGLARGKMMESDAATVELEQLEVAGEQLELQASTTISYNLQQGHQLSVSASNLENDVVYAGEFQAAMNRFSYYPLSQVSTANMRMELRVVSPQLWIVETYSQQGSEEKMIQSYRFSKIS comes from the coding sequence ATGAACAAAGTCGGAACCTCTATTAGTGTCGTTTTACTTGCAAGCAGCATGCTTGCTGGCTGTGCCTCAACGGATGGTGAGCCAGATCCTAACCAAGGAATGAAAACCGGTGCAGTAGGTGGAGCCGTTGTAGGTTTGGTTATGGGCGCGGTTACTGGAGATGCAGAGTTGGCGGTGAAAGGTGCTGCTGTTGGTGCTGCTGCTGGTGGGGCTAGTGGTGCAATGCGCGATTACGAGAATAGCCAAGAGAATCGTCGAACCGGCGTAACTGCAGAAGCCATCTCCCAACCAAACACAGTGATTATGAATGGTGACAATGCAACGGCTAATCAAGGTGAGCATTTGAACAAATTGCTGGGTCAATGGCAGGTAAACGTTTGGGCGATTCAGCCTGATGGTAGCACCATCGAAGCGCAGGGGCTTGCTCGCGGTAAAATGATGGAAAGTGACGCTGCTACGGTAGAGCTAGAGCAGCTAGAAGTTGCAGGTGAACAGCTAGAATTACAAGCTAGTACAACGATAAGTTATAACCTGCAACAGGGACATCAGTTAAGTGTGAGCGCGTCAAATCTTGAGAACGATGTTGTGTATGCTGGGGAATTTCAAGCGGCTATGAATCGTTTTAGCTACTATCCTTTGAGCCAAGTTAGTACAGCTAATATGCGCATGGAGTTACGAGTGGTGAGCCCGCAGCTATGGATTGTTGAAACCTACTCACAGCAAGGTAGTGAAGAGAAAATGATCCAGTCTTATCGCTTTAGCAAGATCAGTTAA
- a CDS encoding helix-turn-helix transcriptional regulator, protein MANYKSIADYLQQKRNQANLTQEQLCQVLAAFSPEFSELDALAVSRWERGKVEPSLNRQLEIIRYFGDEAYKIFTSSSFSSKNLPSNQAMNKVLEARAKFKHYLGAHPYLPQSEESFEQITPPHPLTQYSAQHLSNYIDNLTFGYEQWDSAWLETLQNHLAAEVSYYFYLGQLAGHCFALKIKQPYFEKLLDKSLDETDICEEMLASNNEPASLYIYSIYTGRVNAITQVYENLFKAFIMNKSLSYIGIRIRRDIAFVMLENVPHSIEAIGPPSDNRNVGIKHRGKRYQYVTCRIERQALFNSPVFLNILRSD, encoded by the coding sequence ATGGCTAACTACAAGAGCATTGCCGACTACTTGCAGCAAAAACGTAACCAAGCAAACCTAACCCAAGAACAGCTTTGCCAAGTATTAGCGGCCTTTAGCCCAGAATTTAGTGAGCTTGATGCCTTGGCGGTGAGCCGTTGGGAGCGGGGCAAAGTAGAGCCGAGTTTAAATCGGCAATTGGAAATTATTCGCTACTTTGGTGATGAAGCTTATAAAATTTTCACTTCCAGTAGCTTTAGCTCGAAAAACCTTCCCAGCAACCAAGCGATGAATAAAGTCCTTGAAGCTCGAGCCAAGTTTAAACACTACTTAGGTGCTCACCCTTACCTGCCGCAGAGTGAAGAGAGTTTTGAACAAATTACTCCGCCCCATCCCCTTACTCAATACAGTGCACAACACCTAAGCAATTACATTGATAACCTCACCTTTGGCTATGAGCAGTGGGACAGCGCTTGGCTCGAGACGCTTCAAAACCATCTCGCTGCAGAGGTAAGTTACTATTTCTACCTCGGTCAACTCGCTGGGCATTGTTTTGCTCTCAAGATAAAACAGCCCTACTTTGAGAAGCTACTAGACAAGAGCTTAGATGAAACCGATATATGCGAAGAAATGCTAGCCAGCAACAATGAACCGGCCAGCTTATATATTTACTCCATTTACACAGGGCGAGTAAACGCCATCACTCAAGTTTATGAAAACTTGTTTAAAGCCTTTATTATGAATAAGTCGTTAAGTTATATAGGCATTAGAATTCGCCGCGACATTGCTTTTGTGATGTTAGAAAACGTACCACACTCCATCGAAGCAATAGGCCCACCAAGTGACAACCGCAATGTAGGTATCAAACATAGAGGTAAGCGCTATCAGTACGTAACTTGTAGGATAGAACGGCAAGCGCTATTTAATTCACCGGTATTTTTAAATATCTTGAGAAGTGATTAA
- a CDS encoding endonuclease/exonuclease/phosphatase family protein has translation MNKLVKFFSITLSICCLLAAGAILSLPHLPDTPLGISISYLSLFSPRWWAILLALTPILFIRQLGKWQYLSWALCAVVFVQFQDLQLKLPQRQASAITILSLNNGNGASSPQIHQLVAELKPDIVFMQESKPERVQQVFDDSWYSHCDHLCTVSRTPIEHQGSLSRETFGGFGKFAVFYHTTIDGKELSIANIHMDTPRPTINALIHGSFEPEAFNNLHFARNMQASLVASWAKQQTSYIAAGDFNMTVQENLYQRHLAGLNNGIDLVGSGVNYTKYTSWHGARIDHVLASEDLSFASARVLDSVGGDHRPITASLALP, from the coding sequence ATGAATAAGCTAGTAAAATTCTTCTCTATTACTCTTTCTATTTGCTGTTTGCTAGCAGCAGGAGCAATATTGAGCTTGCCGCATCTGCCAGATACCCCTCTAGGAATATCCATAAGCTATTTAAGCCTATTCTCTCCGCGCTGGTGGGCGATTTTACTGGCCCTTACGCCGATTTTGTTTATCCGCCAGCTAGGCAAATGGCAGTACCTAAGCTGGGCACTCTGCGCGGTGGTGTTTGTACAGTTTCAAGATCTTCAGCTTAAGTTGCCTCAGCGGCAAGCTAGCGCCATCACCATTTTGTCTTTAAACAACGGCAATGGCGCAAGCTCACCGCAAATTCACCAGTTGGTGGCGGAGCTAAAACCCGACATTGTGTTCATGCAGGAATCAAAGCCTGAGCGGGTGCAGCAAGTCTTTGACGATAGTTGGTATAGCCACTGCGACCACCTTTGCACCGTAAGCAGAACGCCAATTGAACATCAAGGCAGTTTATCGCGTGAAACCTTTGGTGGCTTTGGTAAATTTGCGGTGTTTTATCACACCACGATTGACGGAAAAGAACTGAGTATAGCCAATATCCATATGGACACACCAAGGCCAACCATTAACGCCTTAATCCATGGTAGTTTTGAGCCTGAAGCATTCAATAACTTGCACTTTGCTCGCAACATGCAAGCCTCTTTGGTGGCGTCTTGGGCTAAGCAGCAAACCAGCTATATAGCTGCTGGAGACTTTAATATGACGGTCCAAGAAAATCTTTATCAACGGCATTTAGCTGGTCTAAACAATGGCATTGACCTAGTAGGCAGCGGAGTTAATTACACTAAATACACGTCATGGCACGGCGCAAGAATAGACCACGTATTAGCTTCAGAAGATCTTAGTTTTGCCAGCGCCAGGGTTCTTGATTCAGTAGGCGGCGATCACCGCCCAATCACTGCAAGTTTAGCGCTACCTTAA
- the rarD gene encoding EamA family transporter RarD, producing MAAVALVSSHSSRLYFGLACSVMASCMFAFLPWYIHQFPLNENSGNWLAAQRIVWSCLLMFVGLACFKQLPLLIRHMANWRAWPRLMLAAVLVGLQFWLFIWAPANGQTLPVALGYFSLPLVLVLVGRFVYKEQLSSLQWVSVTVAAVGVAYAYVMADGLSWIVLLVALGYPLYFMLRRKYPLPSHIAFTIDNLMLLPLACAYLLMGDGVSEAQSQLSNLYNYAPWLYYFGLGVAGTIPMLLFLLASNYLPLSLFGLMGYLEPVLVFSVGWLLGERLSPEQWPTYILIIFALVLLAIDGLRRGVRQTASRKKLPKAC from the coding sequence GTGGCTGCTGTGGCGCTAGTTTCCTCTCATTCTTCCCGTCTTTATTTTGGTTTAGCTTGCTCGGTAATGGCTTCGTGCATGTTTGCTTTTCTTCCTTGGTATATCCATCAGTTTCCTTTAAATGAAAACAGCGGCAACTGGCTAGCAGCTCAGCGTATTGTGTGGAGCTGTTTGCTAATGTTTGTGGGGTTAGCTTGTTTCAAGCAACTACCTTTACTCATTCGGCACATGGCTAATTGGCGAGCTTGGCCACGCTTGATGCTGGCTGCTGTATTAGTTGGCTTGCAGTTTTGGTTGTTTATTTGGGCGCCAGCCAACGGCCAGACGCTGCCGGTTGCGCTGGGTTATTTTTCGTTGCCCTTGGTATTGGTATTAGTGGGACGGTTTGTTTATAAAGAGCAGCTTAGTAGCCTGCAATGGGTGTCTGTAACAGTTGCAGCTGTAGGAGTTGCTTACGCTTACGTAATGGCTGATGGATTGTCGTGGATAGTGCTGTTGGTGGCCTTGGGTTATCCCTTGTATTTTATGTTGCGGCGCAAGTATCCCTTGCCAAGCCATATTGCTTTTACTATTGATAACTTAATGCTACTGCCGCTTGCGTGCGCTTATTTGCTAATGGGGGATGGCGTGAGCGAAGCGCAAAGCCAGCTCTCGAATCTGTACAACTATGCCCCTTGGCTGTATTACTTCGGACTGGGGGTAGCGGGTACCATTCCTATGTTACTGTTTTTACTTGCTTCTAACTATTTGCCTCTAAGTTTGTTTGGCTTGATGGGTTATTTAGAACCTGTATTGGTATTTAGCGTGGGTTGGTTACTTGGTGAACGTTTAAGCCCTGAGCAGTGGCCAACTTATATTTTGATCATTTTTGCCTTAGTGTTATTGGCAATAGATGGTCTGCGGCGCGGTGTTCGACAAACGGCAAGCCGCAAAAAGCTGCCTAAAGCCTGTTAA
- a CDS encoding DUF6933 domain-containing protein codes for MIEIQISNDVQAWLPRELPSLENASVRHSWSAHAFAVDSHECLAVLERNSGYVMLFFDLNKRDYQNFSRVWQLRLLTEAIAVADLQDEEIEALKKNMLADFQNVLVTDGVNHPVAPQLDKLKNLIQVMAKREGKVPSQQMDEFRWGVILNDYAQRQNGLSPYQKMQSQWQAMAATAQFHQVSAQSSSTKLLH; via the coding sequence ATGATAGAAATTCAGATCAGTAACGATGTGCAAGCTTGGCTTCCTCGCGAGTTACCTTCCCTTGAAAACGCCTCTGTTCGTCATAGCTGGAGTGCTCACGCATTTGCTGTAGATTCACACGAATGCTTAGCAGTACTGGAGCGTAACAGTGGCTACGTAATGCTATTTTTTGATTTAAATAAGCGTGATTACCAAAACTTTTCTCGAGTTTGGCAGCTACGTTTATTGACCGAGGCCATTGCCGTAGCCGATTTACAGGATGAAGAAATTGAAGCCTTGAAAAAGAATATGTTGGCTGATTTTCAGAATGTATTGGTTACCGATGGGGTAAACCATCCCGTAGCGCCGCAGCTAGATAAGCTTAAAAATTTGATTCAAGTAATGGCTAAACGCGAAGGAAAAGTACCTAGCCAGCAAATGGATGAGTTTCGTTGGGGAGTAATTCTAAACGATTACGCTCAGCGTCAAAATGGCCTAAGCCCATATCAAAAAATGCAAAGCCAATGGCAAGCTATGGCTGCCACAGCACAATTCCATCAAGTATCAGCTCAATCATCTAGTACCAAGCTTTTACACTAG
- a CDS encoding HAD family hydrolase produces MHFSAAVFDMDGLLLDSEQVSYDTFSQACSELGLAFKEQVYLSCIGTNAEQIKKTICEGYGEGLDYPRLRDCWLDKYHALAVDQALPIKQGVVDLLQWLTSQGIPLAVATSSGKPTAEAKLGNADLLHFFESVSTGCQVNNSKPHPEIFLKAAKSLNIDASKCLAFEDSENGVRAAVAAGMQVYQIPDLIQPSDELKRLGHKVRASLSEVLLELK; encoded by the coding sequence ATGCATTTTAGCGCTGCTGTGTTTGATATGGACGGCTTGCTGCTCGACAGTGAGCAAGTGTCTTACGATACCTTTTCTCAAGCTTGTAGTGAGCTAGGTTTAGCGTTTAAAGAACAGGTTTACCTTAGCTGTATTGGCACCAATGCCGAGCAAATAAAAAAGACCATTTGTGAAGGATACGGCGAGGGCTTGGATTATCCAAGACTGCGTGATTGTTGGTTGGATAAGTATCACGCCTTGGCTGTTGATCAAGCATTACCGATTAAGCAAGGTGTGGTAGATTTGCTGCAGTGGTTAACAAGCCAAGGCATTCCATTAGCCGTTGCCACTTCTTCGGGTAAACCTACTGCTGAAGCTAAGTTAGGCAACGCAGACTTACTGCATTTTTTTGAGAGTGTTTCTACCGGGTGTCAGGTGAATAATAGTAAACCGCACCCAGAAATTTTCTTAAAAGCCGCCAAGTCGCTAAATATTGACGCCAGTAAGTGTTTAGCCTTTGAAGACTCAGAAAACGGAGTTAGAGCTGCAGTAGCAGCAGGTATGCAGGTCTATCAGATCCCGGATCTTATTCAACCTAGTGACGAGCTCAAGCGCTTGGGACACAAGGTTCGCGCCTCCTTAAGTGAGGTCTTGCTGGAGCTAAAATAG